The following proteins come from a genomic window of bacterium:
- a CDS encoding chromosome segregation protein SMC, producing MADIQLEIQNLERDAQALAEKDSAVARATAILPALGLAIKKSISNLKKHTGELEDQRKTELAQLDALNRERLELEKRSSSLAGELQNAEMRSYELKVQLSAIEERIREELQISLGDLEGSEPADLADRSDAELESELRKIDNQLRVLGSFNPLAEEEYSALEERLNYLSTQLDDLNEAKSELRGIIREIDGKIQTTFAAAFEDTKREFEKVFPILFPGGSGSLNLTKPEEGEEVGIDVSVRPAGKRIERMSLLSGGERSLAAMALLVAIFKARPSPFYVLDEVEAALDDTNLERLLEVLKTLGEASQLIIVTHQKRTMEIADALYGVSMGKDGVTKVMSQTLEKAS from the coding sequence ATGGCCGACATTCAACTGGAAATCCAAAATCTTGAGAGGGATGCCCAGGCCTTAGCCGAAAAGGATTCAGCGGTAGCCCGTGCGACAGCAATTCTCCCCGCACTTGGACTAGCCATAAAGAAATCGATCAGCAACCTAAAGAAGCACACTGGAGAACTTGAAGACCAGAGAAAGACTGAGTTAGCTCAACTCGATGCTCTTAATCGCGAAAGATTGGAGCTTGAGAAGCGGTCTTCGTCTCTGGCAGGTGAGCTTCAGAACGCGGAGATGCGTAGCTACGAGCTCAAGGTTCAGCTAAGCGCTATTGAAGAGCGGATACGCGAGGAGTTGCAAATATCATTAGGCGACCTGGAGGGTTCTGAGCCGGCGGACTTGGCAGATCGCAGTGATGCCGAATTGGAATCCGAGCTTAGGAAAATCGACAACCAACTTAGGGTCCTTGGTAGTTTCAATCCGCTTGCCGAGGAAGAATACTCTGCTCTTGAAGAAAGGCTCAATTACCTAAGCACTCAATTGGATGATCTAAACGAGGCAAAATCGGAGCTTCGAGGAATCATTCGAGAGATTGATGGAAAGATTCAAACAACTTTTGCCGCCGCTTTCGAAGACACGAAGAGAGAATTCGAGAAAGTATTTCCAATCTTGTTTCCTGGTGGCTCTGGCTCACTCAACCTCACGAAACCCGAGGAGGGAGAAGAGGTTGGGATTGACGTTTCAGTCAGGCCAGCGGGCAAACGCATTGAAAGAATGAGTTTGCTCTCGGGAGGAGAGCGCTCCCTAGCCGCAATGGCCCTTTTGGTTGCCATTTTTAAGGCACGACCGAGTCCGTTCTACGTTCTCGATGAGGTTGAAGCTGCTCTTGATGACACAAATCTCGAAAGACTTCTTGAAGTGTTGAAGACCCTGGGGGAGGCCTCTCAACTGATTATCGTTACGCACCAAAAGCGCACTATGGAAATTGCAGATGCTCTCTATGGGGTGAGTATGGGCAAGGACGGCGTTACTAAAGTCATGAGTCAAACCTTGGAGAAAGCTAGCTAG